A section of the Methanosarcina mazei S-6 genome encodes:
- a CDS encoding acyl carrier protein produces the protein MEQIKNDILDYLKNNSFMERETTISDSDSLTQSGIMDSIGLLELIDYICETYSIEIPEDMLTPENFDSLQGITNLITRLAK, from the coding sequence ATGGAACAGATAAAGAACGATATACTCGATTACTTGAAGAACAATTCTTTCATGGAGCGGGAAACGACTATCAGTGATAGTGATTCTCTCACCCAGAGCGGGATCATGGACTCTATCGGTTTACTTGAATTGATAGATTATATCTGTGAAACATATTCCATCGAAATTCCTGAAGATATGTTGACTCCGGAGAATTTCGATTCTTTACAGGGGATTACCAACCTGATAACCAGACTGGCGAAGTGA
- a CDS encoding class I adenylate-forming enzyme family protein, with protein sequence MRIDAYIAEHARKNPDQLALEDGKKSISYSCLDEDINKVASSLDGFEHCKFAILAESGIQYVKILMAVYRSGNIAIPLPIEMQGRSLERILDTACINNIIATKKQYSRFGDGFFERFGTVIVVSDDTSVETLSRRMILERNDPRLRLVLYTSGTTGTPKGVMLSDKNLVSNARSITGILSIGSKDKAALVISPHHAFGNSIINSHLMAGSSIQIGTMNFIDPVFSLIESGVSIFYGVPSTYRILLKYPERFRKAFQNVRTAASAGGAMDRTVVRSIRELSPDTQILPMYGQTEATARLSYLPAEDVDEFIDTIGKAIPGVTLEVFDTENRPVEPGVTGELVARGDNILLGYLNDEAATEKKIIDGWLHTGDLAQKLRCGYIKLLGRKDDLIKIGDHRVNPREIEKEIEMNNEVSSVFVVPVSHELMGNAISLMVIPNERTEIDTIFSFCRKNLPGYLYPREILFIDHLPLSENGKISNRSIIEEYQHVKASM encoded by the coding sequence ATGAGAATTGATGCTTATATCGCTGAGCACGCCAGAAAAAATCCTGATCAGCTAGCTCTTGAAGACGGTAAAAAGTCCATTTCTTACAGTTGCCTTGATGAGGACATAAATAAGGTTGCCTCATCTCTGGATGGCTTTGAGCACTGCAAATTTGCAATACTGGCAGAGTCTGGAATACAGTATGTCAAAATACTTATGGCAGTATACAGGTCAGGCAATATTGCAATACCTCTGCCAATCGAAATGCAGGGGAGAAGCCTTGAAAGAATTCTTGATACTGCATGCATTAACAACATAATTGCAACGAAAAAACAGTATTCAAGGTTTGGAGATGGATTTTTTGAGCGTTTTGGAACCGTAATCGTCGTTTCGGATGATACTTCAGTAGAGACGCTCAGCAGAAGAATGATCCTCGAAAGAAATGATCCCAGGCTTCGGCTGGTGCTTTACACCTCGGGAACAACAGGGACTCCCAAGGGAGTTATGCTGAGCGATAAAAACCTGGTCTCAAATGCCAGGTCAATAACCGGGATTCTCAGCATAGGCTCAAAAGATAAAGCAGCACTGGTAATCTCTCCCCATCACGCCTTCGGGAATTCGATAATTAACTCCCATCTGATGGCTGGAAGCTCAATTCAAATCGGGACAATGAATTTCATAGACCCCGTTTTCAGTCTCATCGAATCCGGAGTATCCATATTCTATGGAGTGCCCAGCACCTATCGCATTCTTCTCAAATATCCGGAGAGGTTCCGAAAAGCCTTTCAAAATGTCAGGACTGCCGCCTCCGCTGGCGGAGCCATGGACAGAACCGTTGTAAGGAGTATCAGGGAATTAAGTCCGGATACGCAGATCCTGCCAATGTACGGCCAGACCGAAGCTACGGCAAGGCTTTCCTACCTGCCTGCAGAAGACGTGGACGAGTTTATCGACACGATAGGAAAAGCAATTCCCGGCGTCACACTGGAAGTCTTTGATACTGAAAACAGGCCGGTAGAGCCCGGCGTCACAGGTGAGCTTGTTGCCAGAGGGGATAATATTCTGCTTGGCTATCTGAATGACGAGGCTGCAACGGAAAAAAAGATCATTGACGGGTGGCTGCATACAGGGGATCTGGCACAGAAACTTCGCTGCGGGTATATAAAGCTGCTTGGGCGCAAGGACGATCTCATCAAAATAGGGGATCACCGGGTTAACCCGAGAGAGATTGAAAAAGAAATAGAGATGAATAATGAGGTTTCCAGTGTTTTTGTTGTGCCCGTATCCCATGAGCTAATGGGAAATGCAATCAGCCTCATGGTCATACCAAATGAGAGAACCGAGATCGATACAATTTTTTCTTTTTGCAGGAAGAACCTGCCGGGTTATCTCTATCCGAGGGAGATCCTCTTCATTGACCATCTCCCACTGAGCGAGAACGGGAAAATATCCAACAGGTCTATTATAGAGGAGTACCAGCATGTCAAAGCTAGTATGTAA
- a CDS encoding adenine nucleotide alpha hydrolase family protein, with the protein MSKLVCKRCVLDSDIPGIEINKESGLCHFCETYVPLSLQEKEEYLKRIEGLFKKYSGTGNYDVIFALSGGKDSSYTLYKLKKDYPFLKILAVQFDNGFTSDYAVINAKKMCEITGCDYFKLSMEKEVLYDLFRKAAESYDAFPKFAKYRASDICNICISVIKQKLIEQAIIQKAPFIVFAFTAGQSPNPIINLSANFIQWSRNLFEKQLQKIGVEDRDEQFIIKNEVIKNIGEPAPSILHPLCLWEYSEDKVLETVIGLGWKPPELNDSNSTNCTLNSFACYNHLEKYGFHPYAFDIAGLVRSGEMPRGEGLEKLHQELSEPLIEEAAEKLEVKVNNPKKILLKI; encoded by the coding sequence ATGTCAAAGCTAGTATGTAAGCGGTGTGTTCTGGATTCTGATATTCCAGGCATAGAAATCAATAAAGAAAGCGGTCTCTGCCATTTTTGCGAGACATATGTCCCTCTTTCTTTACAGGAAAAGGAAGAATATCTTAAAAGGATTGAAGGGCTTTTTAAAAAATACAGTGGTACGGGCAACTATGATGTGATATTTGCACTTTCGGGGGGAAAAGACTCTTCATACACGCTTTACAAGCTCAAAAAAGATTATCCCTTCCTGAAAATACTTGCCGTCCAGTTTGATAACGGGTTCACTTCGGATTATGCCGTAATAAACGCAAAAAAAATGTGCGAGATTACCGGATGCGACTATTTTAAGCTGTCAATGGAAAAAGAGGTGCTTTATGACCTCTTCCGGAAAGCAGCCGAATCTTATGATGCATTCCCGAAGTTTGCTAAATACAGGGCAAGCGACATCTGCAATATCTGTATCAGTGTAATTAAACAGAAGCTTATAGAACAGGCAATAATTCAGAAAGCGCCTTTTATTGTATTTGCTTTTACAGCAGGGCAGTCTCCCAATCCCATAATCAATCTGTCAGCTAATTTCATACAGTGGTCAAGGAACCTCTTTGAAAAGCAGCTTCAAAAAATAGGTGTTGAGGACAGGGACGAGCAGTTCATTATTAAAAATGAGGTCATTAAAAATATAGGTGAGCCTGCTCCATCCATTCTGCACCCGCTTTGCCTGTGGGAGTACAGTGAGGATAAAGTGCTTGAGACAGTAATTGGGCTCGGGTGGAAGCCTCCTGAACTTAATGACAGCAATTCTACAAATTGCACGCTGAATTCTTTTGCATGTTATAACCATCTGGAAAAGTATGGTTTCCATCCATATGCTTTTGACATAGCTGGGCTTGTCAGAAGCGGGGAGATGCCAAGGGGAGAAGGGCTGGAAAAGCTCCACCAGGAACTTTCAGAGCCACTGATAGAGGAAGCCGCAGAAAAGCTGGAGGTTAAGGTAAATAATCCGAAAAAAATCCTGCTTAAAATTTAA
- the nadE gene encoding NAD(+) synthase has protein sequence MQIVGSSVEKTTESHVRALSKKGAGKQIDYSDVLILNELNRDIGELAKNIRGFIRDQVTGFKKKGVVLGVSGGIDSAVALTLCVQEFGKENVYGLLLPEKESAPSSKTLGAEICESLGVQYEEVPISPIIEALGIYDKKEQIIKKTCPEYDPKIHKTSLVLPDFLNQGLLNVPYIRLIKDGETISRYRLKANDYLELIGLQNVKQRSRMIVQYMYAEKLNYVVCGTTNKTELVLGQFVKYGDGGVDLEPLADCYKTQIYALAKYLEVNEEIIKRPPSADTWSHYTSDEEFYWRMPIYIMDQLLYAQEHKLPLEVAERNTGLPGDIIEKAWRHIDRIRDTTEYVRSAPPVYYLDR, from the coding sequence ATGCAGATTGTTGGAAGTAGCGTAGAGAAAACTACGGAGAGTCATGTAAGGGCGTTATCAAAGAAAGGTGCCGGAAAGCAAATAGATTATAGTGATGTTCTGATTCTGAACGAACTGAACAGGGATATCGGTGAGCTTGCCAAAAATATAAGGGGTTTTATAAGAGACCAGGTCACCGGCTTTAAGAAAAAAGGAGTGGTTCTGGGGGTATCGGGAGGTATAGATTCAGCTGTAGCCCTGACGCTATGTGTTCAGGAGTTCGGCAAAGAAAATGTATATGGTCTCCTCCTCCCTGAAAAAGAATCGGCTCCTTCAAGCAAGACCCTGGGAGCAGAAATCTGTGAAAGCCTGGGTGTCCAGTATGAGGAGGTCCCTATTTCCCCAATCATTGAGGCTCTGGGAATTTATGACAAAAAAGAACAGATAATTAAAAAAACCTGTCCTGAATACGACCCGAAAATACACAAAACATCTCTTGTGCTGCCTGATTTCCTTAACCAGGGGCTGTTGAATGTCCCGTACATCAGGCTGATAAAGGACGGGGAAACTATCTCCAGATACAGGTTAAAAGCAAATGACTACCTGGAGTTGATTGGCCTTCAGAATGTCAAGCAGAGGTCAAGAATGATAGTCCAGTACATGTATGCCGAAAAGCTAAATTATGTTGTTTGCGGCACAACCAATAAAACCGAACTTGTCCTGGGCCAGTTTGTAAAATACGGGGACGGCGGTGTGGACCTCGAACCTCTGGCAGACTGCTATAAGACCCAGATCTATGCTCTGGCAAAATATCTGGAGGTAAATGAGGAAATTATAAAGCGCCCTCCAAGTGCTGATACATGGAGCCATTACACAAGCGACGAGGAGTTCTACTGGCGTATGCCAATATATATCATGGACCAGCTCCTCTATGCCCAGGAACATAAACTGCCTTTAGAGGTTGCTGAAAGGAACACTGGCCTTCCCGGAGATATCATAGAAAAAGCCTGGAGGCATATTGACAGAATAAGAGATACTACAGAATATGTGCGTTCGGCTCCTCCTGTTTATTATCTGGATAGGTAA
- a CDS encoding DUF362 domain-containing protein, which yields MNTTVSIVRCSDYSKVKSAIKEALSLIGGLESIIAPGNRVLLKPNVLAIRPPEDAVTTHPAVVSAMCELIREVGGIPIIGDGSGVVRPDVSTAEAFRASGIEAAASSCGAELINFETSGYTEVSVPAARQFPRLYIAKAVLEADVVISLPKLKTHELTLYTGALKNFFGAVPHKIRKQAHALEDRDRFGEAIVDIYSIVKPHLAVMDGVVGMEGNGPANGTPINSGLILASYDCVALDMVASELIGIDPLKVPTNKAALSRGFGNGQPELAGVPLQEAGLKFKMAEGGVTAMVPPFLMRTLRKYLTVKPFINTSKCALCKACVLNCSAHAIEEMNKTLKINPEKCIQCYCCRELCPNDAVEIRKSFLMKVVTRSRT from the coding sequence ATGAACACAACAGTCTCAATTGTACGCTGTTCCGACTACTCAAAAGTGAAAAGTGCAATCAAAGAGGCACTTTCCCTGATAGGAGGACTTGAGAGTATTATTGCTCCTGGCAATCGTGTACTGCTTAAGCCCAACGTACTTGCTATCCGGCCTCCGGAGGATGCTGTTACCACTCACCCTGCAGTAGTATCTGCAATGTGTGAGCTTATCAGGGAAGTGGGCGGCATCCCGATAATAGGAGACGGGTCAGGGGTTGTGAGACCCGATGTTAGTACTGCGGAGGCTTTTCGTGCATCCGGAATTGAGGCTGCTGCGTCCTCCTGCGGGGCAGAGCTCATTAATTTCGAGACATCGGGGTATACTGAGGTCTCTGTCCCCGCAGCCAGGCAGTTTCCACGCCTTTATATCGCAAAAGCAGTCCTTGAAGCTGATGTTGTTATTTCGCTTCCTAAACTTAAAACACATGAACTGACCCTCTATACCGGGGCTCTCAAAAATTTTTTCGGGGCTGTGCCGCATAAGATCCGAAAGCAGGCACATGCTCTGGAAGACCGTGACCGTTTTGGAGAGGCGATAGTTGACATATATTCAATCGTCAAGCCCCACCTTGCAGTCATGGACGGGGTGGTCGGGATGGAAGGAAACGGCCCTGCCAACGGGACACCCATAAATTCTGGATTGATTCTTGCAAGTTATGACTGCGTAGCCCTTGATATGGTTGCTTCCGAACTCATAGGGATCGACCCGTTAAAAGTGCCCACAAATAAAGCTGCGCTTTCGAGAGGGTTCGGGAACGGACAGCCAGAGCTTGCAGGAGTGCCTCTGCAAGAAGCAGGTCTCAAATTTAAGATGGCAGAAGGCGGAGTAACTGCTATGGTGCCTCCTTTTCTTATGAGGACTCTTAGAAAATATTTGACTGTAAAGCCTTTCATAAATACATCAAAATGTGCACTTTGCAAAGCCTGCGTTTTGAATTGTTCGGCACATGCAATTGAGGAAATGAACAAAACACTCAAAATTAACCCTGAAAAATGCATCCAGTGTTATTGCTGCCGCGAACTCTGCCCTAATGATGCGGTAGAAATCAGGAAGTCCTTCCTGATGAAGGTGGTGACCAGAAGCAGAACATAA
- a CDS encoding acyltransferase, giving the protein MGGITITAVISNRDKVTFGEVADHYHSNKLIFGLKYFKNWVLERVAAWFPIPSWRAKFHKMRGVNLGKNVYVGYDVVFDRLHPEMITVGDYSEIGDRCILSAHSRGSLTTRQAYPRTIEPIKIGCGVSVNPGCIITQGVEIGDNSIIGIGSVVTRDISPNSLALGYPARVIKKLDGVGELQTSFDDS; this is encoded by the coding sequence ATGGGGGGCATTACCATAACTGCCGTAATATCAAACAGAGATAAAGTAACTTTTGGTGAAGTGGCTGATCATTACCACAGCAATAAACTCATTTTTGGGCTGAAGTACTTTAAGAACTGGGTTCTGGAACGCGTTGCTGCGTGGTTCCCGATTCCTTCATGGAGAGCTAAATTTCATAAAATGAGAGGCGTGAATCTCGGAAAAAACGTGTATGTAGGCTACGATGTGGTTTTTGACAGGCTTCACCCTGAAATGATCACAGTGGGAGATTATTCTGAAATAGGAGACCGCTGCATTCTCTCTGCCCATTCCAGAGGCAGTCTGACCACAAGGCAGGCATATCCGAGGACCATAGAGCCCATAAAAATAGGGTGTGGAGTTTCTGTAAATCCGGGCTGCATAATTACTCAGGGGGTCGAGATCGGGGATAACTCAATAATCGGTATAGGTTCCGTGGTTACTCGTGACATTTCTCCAAACAGCCTTGCCCTTGGTTATCCGGCTCGAGTTATCAAAAAACTCGACGGTGTGGGTGAGCTCCAGACCAGTTTTGATGATTCTTAA
- a CDS encoding metal-dependent hydrolase: protein MEKIIDTFEKGFLMPYPVVHVLFFLFCVGIVAVYAITGPLYRRELSFSDARKLLLLAFVGGACTLFPDIMVVYNIIINNTMEHCSIGSIPTHSLLFSFTAILFGGLVGYAAFREFSKAVYMAIFAESAFLTHLLLDDIAEGGCEYLYPLYSSPISVFSMMDTGFAAAGSLFHYLMVSIVSVFCVFVVILMALFALDKFGFEFGYRKEK from the coding sequence ATGGAAAAAATAATAGATACATTTGAAAAAGGGTTTCTGATGCCATATCCAGTTGTACATGTTTTGTTCTTCCTTTTTTGTGTGGGCATAGTAGCCGTATATGCCATAACCGGGCCTCTTTACCGGAGAGAGCTATCTTTCAGTGACGCCAGAAAACTGCTCTTACTGGCGTTTGTGGGCGGTGCATGCACTCTCTTCCCTGATATAATGGTTGTATATAACATAATTATAAACAACACCATGGAGCACTGTTCTATCGGCTCTATCCCGACACACTCACTCCTGTTCAGTTTCACAGCAATCCTTTTCGGAGGGCTTGTCGGATACGCTGCATTCAGGGAGTTCAGCAAAGCAGTCTATATGGCAATCTTTGCAGAGTCTGCTTTTCTTACACACCTGCTCCTGGACGATATCGCAGAAGGCGGCTGTGAGTACCTTTATCCGCTGTACAGCAGTCCCATCAGTGTATTCTCAATGATGGACACGGGATTTGCAGCAGCAGGAAGCCTGTTTCACTATCTGATGGTATCTATTGTATCCGTTTTCTGCGTATTTGTTGTAATATTAATGGCACTGTTTGCTCTGGATAAATTCGGGTTTGAGTTCGGTTACAGGAAAGAAAAATAG
- a CDS encoding radical SAM protein, with protein MEKFTEDETGSFCSYLSEGCKLCQQGAKMVLFVTGLCPKSCFYCPLSDERRGKDLVFANERHVKNDEDLIKEAEIMDALGTGITGGEPLLKVERVLYYIHLLKAYFGKNHHIHLYTSLAPDRETLEKLAEAGLDEIRFHPPQSVWGELGKSPYAAALKNAKDLGIEAGIEIPSLEGAEKVAAFAEEMGIFLNLNELEFSDNNSEALLKKGFSLESDISCAAEGSSLHAEKAFFACERVHFCSSTYKDAVQLRKRFQRIAKNTAREFDEITEEGTLIYGVIDGGDQALAEEILTEADVPEELFELKEGKIELAWWVLEDLKDGLKEELEPSGTKILIIERHPFEDGMLVELIPL; from the coding sequence ATGGAAAAGTTCACAGAGGATGAAACAGGCTCTTTTTGCAGTTACCTTTCAGAAGGCTGTAAACTCTGCCAGCAGGGTGCCAAGATGGTACTCTTTGTAACCGGGCTCTGCCCTAAAAGCTGTTTTTACTGCCCTCTTTCCGACGAAAGGCGCGGTAAGGACCTTGTTTTTGCAAACGAAAGGCATGTAAAAAACGACGAGGACCTGATCAAAGAAGCTGAGATTATGGACGCGCTGGGTACAGGGATCACAGGCGGAGAACCCTTACTTAAGGTAGAGAGAGTCCTGTACTATATCCACCTGCTTAAAGCTTATTTCGGGAAAAACCACCATATTCACCTTTATACTTCTCTTGCTCCGGATAGGGAAACCCTTGAAAAGCTGGCAGAAGCAGGCCTGGACGAGATACGCTTCCATCCGCCTCAGTCAGTCTGGGGAGAACTGGGAAAAAGCCCTTACGCAGCCGCCCTGAAAAATGCGAAGGATCTGGGAATTGAGGCAGGGATTGAAATACCTTCTCTCGAAGGCGCTGAAAAGGTCGCAGCTTTTGCAGAGGAAATGGGGATTTTCCTCAACCTCAACGAACTGGAATTTTCCGACAATAACTCCGAAGCGCTTCTGAAAAAAGGGTTTTCCCTTGAGTCAGATATTTCGTGCGCTGCAGAAGGCTCCTCCTTGCATGCTGAAAAGGCTTTCTTCGCCTGCGAAAGGGTGCATTTCTGCTCTTCCACCTATAAGGACGCAGTCCAGCTGCGCAAAAGGTTTCAGAGAATTGCAAAAAACACAGCAAGGGAATTTGACGAGATTACGGAAGAGGGAACTCTTATTTACGGGGTTATCGATGGGGGAGACCAGGCACTTGCAGAAGAAATCCTGACGGAAGCAGATGTTCCTGAAGAACTTTTTGAATTAAAGGAAGGGAAAATAGAGCTGGCATGGTGGGTTCTTGAAGACCTTAAGGATGGGCTTAAAGAAGAGCTGGAACCCTCCGGAACAAAGATACTCATTATTGAGAGGCATCCATTTGAAGACGGGATGCTTGTAGAGCTCATTCCTTTATGA
- a CDS encoding DUF362 domain-containing protein → MSEMNGYVVVFGCKRCGKCRDVCPVGAIYEENELAKIDTEKCNLCMKCIDECTNRSIIYME, encoded by the coding sequence ATGTCAGAGATGAATGGGTATGTTGTGGTTTTCGGCTGTAAAAGGTGCGGCAAGTGCAGGGATGTATGTCCTGTGGGCGCTATTTATGAAGAAAACGAGCTTGCTAAAATCGATACTGAAAAATGTAACCTCTGCATGAAATGCATAGACGAATGTACCAACAGATCCATTATTTATATGGAATGA
- a CDS encoding cyclase family protein: MFPPEKMPFKGKITDITVPISPSTPIFPGDPEPSIESAFTIEKDGCAVSRLILGSHTGTHVDAPSHILKDGLAVDDLNLENLIGQAVVLDFSFRNGALTDYILDKAYNHLKNTDHVSILLLKTKPSFHYENNSRVSGLQAGESNKGIEFEEPPENSVYLDSGAAEWIVRNGFKTVGIDSFSVDNLSSENLSAHHILLSNNVNIVECLDMSSVEAGIYFFLCLPLKIEGCDGAPARALLIPYS; this comes from the coding sequence ATGTTTCCTCCGGAAAAAATGCCTTTCAAGGGAAAAATTACAGATATTACAGTTCCAATTTCTCCTTCCACTCCTATCTTTCCCGGAGACCCGGAACCTTCAATCGAAAGTGCCTTTACTATAGAAAAAGACGGGTGTGCAGTATCCAGGCTGATTTTAGGAAGCCATACAGGCACGCACGTCGATGCTCCTTCTCACATCCTGAAAGATGGACTCGCTGTTGACGATTTAAATCTTGAAAATCTTATAGGTCAGGCGGTTGTTCTGGATTTCTCCTTCAGAAATGGGGCATTGACAGACTATATTCTTGACAAAGCTTACAATCACCTGAAGAACACTGACCATGTCTCAATTCTACTTCTAAAGACAAAACCTTCTTTCCATTATGAAAATAACTCAAGGGTTTCAGGTCTTCAGGCGGGCGAAAGCAATAAAGGAATAGAATTTGAGGAGCCGCCTGAAAATTCTGTTTATCTTGATTCCGGCGCTGCGGAATGGATTGTCCGGAATGGGTTCAAAACAGTTGGAATTGACAGCTTTTCCGTTGACAATCTCTCTTCGGAAAATCTGTCTGCCCATCATATATTGCTTTCAAACAACGTGAATATAGTGGAATGCCTTGACATGAGTTCGGTGGAAGCAGGAATTTATTTTTTCCTGTGCCTGCCTCTGAAAATTGAGGGCTGCGACGGTGCTCCGGCAAGAGCATTGCTGATACCTTACTCCTGA
- a CDS encoding XTP/dITP diphosphatase: MHKIVFVTGNKGKFAEVRDILKNFGIEAIQNKDGYPELQEDELEPIAANGAQYVANKLNMPVMVDDSGIFINALNGFPGPYSRFVEDKLGNLKVLKLMEGEKDRSAYFKTVIGYCEPGQEPLVFPGVVEGNIAYEERGTGGFGYDPIFEYNGMTFGELGDEEKNKVSHRRRAIDNFLEWFTGGA, translated from the coding sequence ATGCATAAGATCGTTTTTGTTACGGGAAATAAAGGCAAATTTGCCGAGGTGAGGGATATCCTCAAGAATTTCGGAATCGAAGCCATCCAGAATAAAGACGGTTATCCCGAACTCCAGGAAGATGAACTTGAACCTATCGCGGCTAACGGGGCACAGTATGTTGCAAACAAACTGAACATGCCTGTAATGGTAGACGACTCAGGAATATTCATAAATGCCCTGAACGGCTTTCCGGGACCCTACTCCCGCTTTGTGGAAGACAAACTGGGGAACCTGAAAGTGCTGAAGCTCATGGAAGGAGAGAAAGACAGGTCAGCGTATTTCAAAACAGTGATCGGATATTGTGAACCGGGACAGGAGCCTCTGGTCTTCCCCGGGGTCGTGGAAGGGAATATCGCATACGAAGAGCGTGGAACAGGCGGTTTCGGTTATGACCCTATTTTCGAGTATAACGGCATGACCTTCGGGGAACTCGGGGATGAAGAGAAAAACAAGGTTTCCCACAGGCGCAGGGCTATTGATAATTTCCTGGAGTGGTTCACAGGCGGGGCGTAA
- a CDS encoding bifunctional N(6)-L-threonylcarbamoyladenine synthase/serine/threonine protein kinase, with protein sequence MTVSRGKGTERRPEALKKTFILGIEGTAWNLSAAIVTETEIIAEVTETYKPEKGGIHPREAAQHHAKYAAGVIKKLLAEAKQNGIEPSDLDGIAFSQGPGLGPCLRTVATAARMLGLSLGIPLIGVNHCIAHIEIGIWKTPAKDPVVLYVSGANSQVISYMEGRYRVFGETLDIGLGNALDKFARGAGLPHPGGPKIEAYAKEAKRYIPLPYVIKGMDLSFSGLSTAASEALRKASLEDVCYSYQETAFAMVVEVAERALAHTGKKEVLLAGGVGANTRLREMLNEMCEARGAKFYVPEKRFMGDNGTMIAYTGLLMYKSGNTISLEDSRVNPSFRTDDVKVTWIKEEEMKKVPEISPETFFRMPPGEILDNGAEAVVYLQEGPEGKRALVKERVPKAYRHKEIDERIRRERNRTEARLMSEARRAGVPTPIIYDVEEFKLKMQFIEGVPIKYLITPPLSEKVGELVGKLHSSGIVHGDLTTSNLLLAGERLYLIDFGLAYFDKSLEARGVDVHVLFQTFESTHRNYEALVKAFEKGYASTFIDSEDVLRRVEEIKKRARYA encoded by the coding sequence GTGACAGTAAGCAGAGGAAAAGGAACGGAAAGGAGACCTGAAGCCTTGAAAAAAACATTCATCCTTGGAATCGAAGGCACTGCCTGGAACCTGAGTGCCGCAATCGTGACCGAGACCGAGATCATTGCCGAGGTTACAGAGACATATAAACCTGAAAAAGGCGGAATCCACCCCAGGGAAGCCGCCCAGCACCATGCAAAATATGCGGCAGGCGTTATCAAAAAACTCCTTGCAGAAGCAAAGCAAAACGGGATAGAGCCGTCAGACCTCGACGGCATAGCTTTTTCACAGGGGCCTGGGCTTGGGCCGTGCTTAAGGACCGTTGCAACGGCAGCCAGGATGCTCGGCCTTTCCCTTGGCATCCCGCTTATAGGAGTCAACCACTGCATTGCCCATATTGAGATAGGGATCTGGAAGACCCCTGCAAAAGACCCTGTTGTGCTCTATGTGAGCGGGGCAAATTCCCAGGTAATCTCTTACATGGAAGGGAGGTACAGGGTTTTTGGAGAGACCCTTGATATAGGACTTGGAAATGCCCTTGATAAATTCGCTCGCGGAGCAGGCTTGCCTCACCCGGGTGGGCCCAAAATCGAGGCATATGCAAAAGAAGCAAAGAGATATATCCCTCTCCCGTACGTGATTAAAGGAATGGACCTCTCATTTTCCGGGCTTTCAACAGCTGCAAGTGAAGCCCTGAGAAAAGCCTCCCTTGAAGATGTCTGTTATTCTTATCAGGAGACTGCCTTTGCAATGGTTGTGGAGGTCGCAGAACGCGCCCTTGCCCATACAGGAAAAAAAGAAGTGCTGCTTGCAGGCGGGGTGGGAGCAAACACCAGGCTTCGTGAGATGTTAAATGAAATGTGTGAAGCCAGAGGTGCAAAGTTCTATGTTCCCGAAAAACGCTTTATGGGCGACAACGGGACAATGATCGCATACACAGGGCTCCTGATGTATAAGTCCGGAAATACCATTTCCCTTGAAGATTCGCGCGTAAACCCCAGTTTCAGGACAGATGATGTCAAAGTGACATGGATAAAGGAAGAAGAGATGAAAAAGGTCCCTGAAATCTCCCCTGAAACTTTCTTCAGGATGCCTCCCGGGGAAATTCTCGACAACGGGGCTGAAGCTGTTGTCTACCTTCAAGAGGGACCTGAAGGTAAGAGGGCGCTGGTCAAGGAAAGGGTCCCAAAGGCTTACAGGCATAAAGAGATAGACGAGAGGATAAGAAGAGAGAGGAACAGGACAGAAGCCCGCCTTATGTCTGAAGCCAGGCGCGCAGGCGTGCCCACTCCAATCATCTATGACGTTGAGGAATTCAAGCTTAAAATGCAGTTCATCGAAGGGGTCCCCATAAAGTACCTTATAACCCCCCCACTTTCGGAAAAGGTTGGAGAGCTCGTGGGCAAACTGCACAGTTCAGGCATCGTACATGGAGACCTTACAACCTCAAACCTCCTGCTTGCAGGTGAGAGGCTTTATCTTATCGACTTCGGGCTTGCGTATTTTGACAAAAGCCTTGAAGCCAGAGGTGTGGACGTCCATGTGCTTTTCCAGACTTTTGAGAGCACTCACCGCAACTATGAAGCCCTTGTCAAAGCTTTCGAGAAAGGGTATGCAAGTACTTTTATAGATTCAGAGGATGTACTCAGGCGAGTTGAAGAGATAAAAAAGAGGGCTCGCTATGCATAA